In Gordonia sp. SL306, the genomic window CAGCCGAACCAGCGCGTCTCGACAGGACGGACCCAGCGCTGCGCCTTGTTGTCCCACTTGGACAGTGACGCGCCGGGCTTGAGTTCCTTGACCCGGACCGACTTCCCGTTGATCTCGTTGAGGATCACGTCATGCATGGTGGTGCCGCCGATGTTCCGGACAGTCATCCAGCGGTACATGTACCAGGCCTGGTTCCACGGCTGGCCCCACTGCCCGAAGTGGCATTCGATACCCCCGATGATCTCCAGGTCGCCTGGCGTCGCCGCCTGCGCGGGGGTGGTGCCGGCCAGCGTGCCGGCCGCGATTCCGACGGTTGCCAGGACTGCGGCACCCGCGCGCTTGAGCGATGCTCTCATCAATCTCTCCTACTCCGGTGTCCTCGTGACGTTCTGGTTGGACTATCGACCCATGCCAAGCGAATCGTTACGCACCACACAGGTTCTTCACAGCAGCGTAGATCTTTCGTTATCCAAACGACATCGACGGCTGGGACGCTCTGAGGGCCCATCGGAGTGACAACAGCGAGGAGGTAAGGTAACCCTTCATGCGCCGAATGACCGGGATCCTGCTGCTCATCGCGGTGGTCGTGGTGGCGCTCTTCGCGTCGATCGCTGTCGGCACACGACAGCTCGGCATCGGCGAGGTGATCGATGCGCTGCAGGCCGGTGGCTGGCCATCACTGAACGTCACCGACTTCCACGGCATCCCCTGGATCGTGCTCGAGGCGCCGCCTGCACCGCCGGGAGCCTCGGACGTCTACGGCATCGTCTGGGATCTCCGCTTCCCACGGACCGTCCTCGGTCTGGTGATCGGCCTCGCGATCGGCGCCGCCGGCGCGCTCGCCCAGGGGCACACGCGCAATCCGCTGGCCGATCCGGGGATGCTGGGGGTCAACGCGGGCGCGGCCTGCGCCGTCGTCGCGGGTGTCTATCTGCTGGGGATCCAGAGCCCGATCGCTTTCATGGCTTTCGGCCTGATCGGCGCACTCGTCGCGGCGAGCGCCGTGTTCGGTCTCGCCGCGCTCTCCGGCGCGAGTCCGCTGACCCTGATTCTCGCGGGCACCGGCCTCTCGGCGCTGTTGTTGGCGATCACGTCGGGGATCGTGTTGTCGGACAGCGTCACCCTCGACGCCTGGCGTTTCTGGAACGTCGGTGCCACCACCGGCCGAGGGCTCGACGTGTTCTCCGCCGCCCTGCCCTTCGTCGTCATCGGCCTCGTGCTCGCGCTGGGCAGCGGCTACTTCCTGAACGTGCTCAGCCTGGGCGACGACATGTCCAAGGCCCTCGGCTCACGTGTCGTGCTGATCCGCGTCATGGGCATCCTCACCATCACCCTGCTCGTCGGTGCGGCCACGGCCGCGTGCGGTCCGATCGTCTTCCTCGGGCTCGTCGTCCCGCACATCGCACGCGCGTTCACCGGGTCCGACTACCGGTGGATCGTGCCGTATTCGGCGCTGCTGGGCGCGATCCTGGTGCTGGTCTGCGACGTCATCGGACGGGTCATCGCCCGGCCAGGTGAAGTGCAGGTCGGTGTGGTCCTGGCGCTCGTCGGCGCGCCGTTCCTGATCGCCCTCGTCCGCAAACGGAAGTTGGCCAGCGTATGACCACCGACGTCCGACCGGGTCCGCTGAGCCCCGAACCACAAACACCGCAACGGACGCGACATCGCCGCATCCTGCGCGTGGGGTCGTCGTCGTGGGTCGTCCGCCCCCGGATGCTGGTGGCGATGGCCGTCGCCGTCGCGATCACCCTGCTGCTGTTCCTGCTGAGTGTCGGGGTCAGCGACTACCCGATGAGCCCGATCGACGTGGCGCGCGTCCTGCTCGGTGGTGGCACCCGGATCGAGAACGTCGTGGTCTTCGACGTCTCGCTGCCCCGCGCACTCGTCTCGCTGCTGGTCGGCTTCGGCTTCGGCATGGCAGGCGCCCTGACCCAGCTGATCGCACGCAATCCGCTGGCCACGCCGGACATCCTGGGCATCACCGCGGGAGCGAGTGCCGCGGCCGTCGCGGCCATCGCGTTCTCCACCTCGTGGGGGGCCTGGCTCGCCGGTCTCGGGGTCCCTGCGGCCGCCCTCATCGGCGGCTTCGCCACCGCGATCGTGATGTACGTGCTCGCCTGGCCGGGCCGGTCGGCGAACATCGGCATCGACCCGTTTCGGCTCGTCATCATCGGCGTCGGCGTCACCTGGATGCTGCAGGCGCTGACCTCCTACATGCTGACGCGCGCTCAGATCGCCGACGCGGCACGCGCGCAGACCTGGCTGGTGGGTTCGGTCTCCCAGGCGACCTGGTCCGATGTATGGCCTGCCACGATCGCGGTCGGGGTCGGTGTGGTGACGGTGATCTGGCTGTCGCGGGCCATCGGCATCCTCGGACTCGGTTCCGAGGTCGCCCGGGGCCTGGGCATCAACGCGGGCCGGGTGACCGGGATCCTGCTGATCGTCGCCGTCCTGGTGGCCGCACTCTGCGTCTCGGCGGCAGGCCCGATCGCGTTCGTCGCGCTTCTCGCGCCGCAGATCGCGTTGCGCCTGACCGGCTCGTCGCTCCCCACGCCGCTCGCCTCCGGCGTCATCGGCGCAATCCTCGTACTCGGCGGCGACCTGCTGTGCCGCACGCTCCTGCCGGGCGGTCTGCCGGTCGGCATCGTCACCGCGGCGATCGGCGGCCCGTGCCTCATCTACCTCATGATCGCGATGTCCCGAAAGGCCACGGTATGACCCACTCCGACGCGGCGATCACCCAAGCCACCACCTCGCCGTCACGACTGCGCGCGGCGGGCCTGCAGGTCGGCTACGACGACCGCACGATCATCTCCGATCTCGACATCGCAATCCCCGACGGCGAGATCACCACCATCATCGGCCCCAACGGGTGCGGAAAGTCGACGTTGCTGCGCGCCCTGTCCCGGCTGCTGCCGCCGCGGGCCGGGACCGTCTACCTCGACGACGCCGACATCAACCGGATGCGGCCGAAGGACGTCGCGCGGCAGCTCGGACTGCTGCCGCAGAATCCCGTTGCACCGGAGGGTCTCATCGTCGAGGACCTGGTCGCCCGGGGACGACACCCCCATCAGCGGTGGTATCAGCAGGCGTCGGCCGCCGACGAGGCCGCGGTCGCGCTGGCCATGGAGCAGACGGCGACCACCGACCTCGCCGATCGCCCGATCGAGGCACTGTCCGGTGGGCAGCGGCAAAGGGTGTGGATCGCGCTCACCCTCGCCCAGGAGACCGACCTCCTACTCCTCGACGAACCCACCACCTACCTCGACCTCGCTCATGCCGTCGAGATCCTCGACCTGGTCCACACGCTGCGCACCGAGCACGGCAAGACGGTGGTGATGGTTCTGCACGACCTCAATCTCGCTGCGAGATACAGTGATTCGCTGTTCGTGATGAGGTCGGGCGAGATCGTCGCACACGGACGGCCCGACGAGGTGATCACCACCGACCTCCTCGAAGCGGCCTTCGGCCTGCAGTCGCACGTGATGACAGATCCGGTGTTCGGCGCTCCGATGATCGTGCCGCTGGGTTCACGCGCGGGCGCGCGCCTGCCCTGATCACCAGATTCCCGCGCCAACCAGCCAGACCGCCGTTGCCAGCAGGGCCGCGAACAGCTCGATCCCCATCGTGATCAACGCCGCCTTGGACGCCGACACGGTGCCTCGCCAGGCGGCACCCACACTGCGTGTGCGGAAGAGTTCGGCCAGCAGTGCCCCCAGGACGAACCCGATGAACAAGCCGATCACCGGGATCACGAAGAACCCGACGATACCGAGCAGCCCGCCGACCGCAATGGTGACGTTCGGGATGCCCGCGGACTTCAACGACCGGCCGGCGACCACGTACTTGACGACTTCGCCGAGCAGGATGAGCGCCGCCGCGACACCGAAGATCGCCCATGCCCAGCCTCCGACGATCGCTGCCCAGACACCGATCGCACCGACGACCAGGAGGCCGCCGGGCAGGACCGGGAAGACGATCCCGAGCAGTCCGACGAGGATGACCGCTCCGACGAGCAGTTCCCCACCCAGGGACATCGGTGGCCTGCCGGTCTAGCGCACGCTCAGTCGACCGAGGCGCGCGTCGGGTTTGGGTTTCCCGACGGTCGGGGCGGCGGCGGTCCGGCCGGGCGGCCGCCGGTCGGCGGGACGGGCCGCGGCGGCGGGCCCGCCGGTCGTGCCGGAGCACCCCGTGGCGGCATCGGCCCGCGCGGCGGAACCGGTCCCTGGCGCGGACCGGGCGGCTGCGGGGGCCCGGGGGTGCCGCGTGGCGGTGCACTGGGCCGCGAGGGTGCAGGTGGCGGTGGAGGAGGCGGCGCCGGCCGTGACGTCGTGGGCGGGACCACCGGCTCGGCCATCGGGGCCGGGGTCAACCGCTCGAACGGGCGCCCCGACACCGGGGTCACCAGTGACGCTGCGTGGACGGCACGCTGCCGGGCGACGGCGACATCGTCGGCGGTCGCGGTGATCACGCCCATCCGCCGACGATGGAAGCTCTCCGGCTTCCCGAACAGGCGGATGTCGGTCTCCGGCACCGTGAGTGCCCGGGCGACGTTCTCGAATCCGATCGCGGGCTCGTCGAGCTGGCCGTAGATCACCGCCGATGCACCCGGCGACGCCAGCGTGACGTCGACGGGCAGGCCCAGGATCGCCCGGGCGTGCATCTCGAACTCCGACAGACGCTGGGTGGCCAGGGTGACCAGACCGGTGTCGTGCGGGCGCGGGCTCACCTCGGAGAAGTAGACGTCGTCGCCCTTGACGAACAGCTCGACACCGAAGACACCCCGGCCCGCGAGCTTTCCGTCGCCGAGACCGGTGGCGATTCGTGCCGCGATGGACGTGGCCGCACCGAGCGCGTCGGTGGACATCTCGTGTGGCTGCCAGCTCTCGACGTAGTCACCGCCGACCTGCTGATGGCCGATGGGCGCGCAGAAGTGGGAGGCCAGCCGCCCGGTGGCGGGATCGATCGCCCGCACCGTCAGCAGGGTGATCTCGTAGTCGAACTCGATGAATCCCTCGACGATGACCCGCTCGCCCTGGACGCGGGCACCGGTGGTCGCGGTGTTCCAGGCCGGCCCGATGTCGGCAGGCGCGCGGACCACGGTCTGGCCCTTGCCCGACGACGACATCACCGGCTTCACCACGCACGGGAAGCCGATCTCCCCGACCGCCTCCTCGAGCTCCTCGTGTGAGGACGCGAAGAGATACGGCGACGTCGGGAGTCCGAGTTCCTCGTCGGCGAGACGTCGGATGCCCTCGCGGTCCATGGTCGCGACCACGGCTCGCGCCGTCGGGATCACCTCGGCCAGTCCGCGCTTCTCCACCTCGACGAGCGCCGGAGTCGCGATCGCCTCGATCTCGGGCACCACGTAGTGCGGTCGGTAGCGCTCGATGACGGCCATCAGCGCATCGGCATCGGTCATGTCGACCACCTCGGCGCGGTGGGCCACCTGCTGGCCGGGCGCATCGGCGTACCGATCCACCGCGATCACCTCGACGCCGAGTCGCTGGAAGGCGATGATCACCTCTTTGCCCAGTTCACCGGCGCCGAGCACCATCACCCTGGTCGCGGTCGGGCTCAGCGGCGTCCCGAGCACCGCCGGCGGTCCGACCGCGGCATGTCCCACCTGCTTCACCGGCCCGCCCTGCACCGGTGCGGCCTCCCCGTCGGCCGGCACCGACGCCTCGGAAGCACCTTGGCTGTCTGACGTCATGCCCAAATCCTACGTGCAGTTCAGTACAGGCCCGCGGCGCCCACGGAACCCTCGCTCAACCCGTGACCTCGTGCACGTAGCACCACCGCCACACCTCGCCGGGCTCGGCCGAACGCATCACCGGGTGGCCGCTCTCGTCGAAATGTGCGGTGGCGTGACGACGCGGGCTGGAGTCGCAGCATCCGACATGACCGCATGTCAGGCAGATTCGCAGGTGCGCCCAATGATGTTCGCCGAGCGCGGTGCACTCTTCGCAGGCCGCGTAGTCACCGGCGCGCGGGGCGGGATCGGCGTTCGAGTCGACGCCGTAGGTCGCCAGCTCGTCACATCGTGATCCGCCGCCCGACGATCCACCCCCACCCGTGGTCTCGGATCGATCGTCTGCCCCTCGCCGGAAGATACGCATGTATGCCATTATCCGGATCGTCGCGACCCCCGCGACGGGCGATGCCGGGATAGGTTCTTCGCGTGAGTGCATCGCTGTTGTTGGTGGCGGTGGTCGCCGTGGTCCTCGCCGCACTGTGCCGGCGTTACGGATTGTCGGCACCACTGATCCTCGTCGTGATCGGGCTGGGTATCGGCTGGATCCCCGGCACCCCCGAGGTGACGCTGGAGCCGGAGCTGGTGCTGTTCCTGATCCTGCCGCCGCTGCTCTATTCGGCCGCGCAGGAGAGCTCCTATCAGGCGATCCGCGCCAACCGCCGGGCGATCGGACTCCTCGCCATCGGCCTGCCGCTGTTCTCCACGGTGATCGTCGGACTGGTCGCCTACGCGACGGTGCCCCACCTGCCGCTCGCCGCGGCGCTGGTGCTCGGTGCCGTGGTGGCACCGCCGGACGCGGTGTCGGCGCAGGCGATCGGGCGGCGCGTCGGACTCCCCCGCCGGATCATGACCCTCCTCGGCGGCGAGAGCCTGCTGAACGACGCGACCGCCCTCACCGCCTTCCGGGTGGCCCTCGCCGCCGCGATCGGCGCGACCGCGTCGGTATGGGAGGGGTTGTCCACCTTCGCCATTGCCGCCGTCGGCGGGCTCGTCATCGGGCTGGCGGTCGGATTCGCAGTCTCCTGGCTGCGGCTCTGGCTCACCGACCCGCCGATGGAGACGGCGATCGGCCTGGTGGTGCCGTTCGGGACGTACTACGTCGCCGAGGAGATCCACGCGTCCGGTGTGATCGCGGTGGTGGTCGCGGGGCTGTTCCTCGGTCAGCGGTCGGTGCGGCTCGGCTACGCCACGCGACTGCAGGACGACGCGGTCCGCAAATCGATCGACGCCCTCCTGGAATCCTTCGTGTTCCTGCTCATCGGTCTGCAGCTGCCGTTCCTCATCCGCGGTCTCGCCGGTGAGTCGTGGGTCCAGATCGCCATCGATGCCGCAGCGGTGCTGGCCGCGACGATCCTGGCGCGGTTCCTGTGGGTCTACCCCGCCACCTACCTGCCGAGGGCCCTCTCGTCCAAGATCCGTCGGCGCGAGGAACGCCCCACGCCACGCGCGGTGTTCATCGTCGGGTGGGCCGGCATGCGGGGTGTGGTCTCGCTCGCCGCGGCCTTCGCCATCCCGCTGACCACCGACGACGGCGGACCTTTCCCGGCGCGCGCCGAGATCCTGTTCCTCACCTTCGTCGTCGTGGTCGGCACGCTGCTCCTGCAGGGCACCACCCTGGGCTGGATGATCCGCCGACTCGGCATCGGCGCCGACGACGCCGCGAAGGACCGACTGGCCTACGCGTCGGCGCAGGATCGTGCATCCCGGGAGTCCGAACGACGACTCGACGAACTGGCCGCAGAACTCCCGGAGAACGACCCGCGCAGGCATCAGGTGGCGATGTTGCGGAAGTGGGTGACCACCCAACGCAACGTCGGCTGGGAGGAACTCGGGCGTGGCCCCGAGGACATCGGCGAGAGTCCGACGGCGGCCGGTAACCGGATGCGCATGGACCTGCTGCAGATCCAGCGCAAGGTGTTCATCGAGGAGCGCGACGACGGGCATATCGACGACGAGGTCTTGCGAACCGCGTTGCGCCGGTTGGATTTCGCGGAGGGACAGATGGATCGGGAGGTCGACTAGCGTACCCTGCACCCATGTCCGAGCCGCCTCCCTTCAGCCCCACCGTGATGCTGCTGACGGTGAGCCGCGTATGGGAGGCCGCACTCGCCGAGGCGTTGAAGCCGCTGGGTCTCACCACCCGAAAGTACGGTCTGCTCGGGCACATCCGCGGGACGCCGGGCATCTCGTTCAGCGAACTCGCGCGGCGGTCCCGTATCACCGTGCAGAGCGCACACACCGCGGTGACGTCGCTGGCCGAGGCCGGGCTCGTCGACGACGGCACCGCACATGCGGGTTCGGCGTCCAGTCTCCAGGTCACCGCCGCGGGCGAGGCGCTGCTGACCCGGGTCGCGACGGAGGTCGCCCGCCTCGACCACGATTTCGCCGCACGACATCCCGACCTGACCGAGGCGCTGCGCGCCCACATGCGCAGCGTCCTCGCCGAGGGCACCTGATCGTCGCCCCGAGCGCACAGATGACACCTGAGCGCGCCACGAGGGCGGCATTCGACACGGCGGCCCGCTCAGGTGTCATCCGGGTCGGCGATCCGGGCGGCATGGACCACCGTCTCCGCGGTCCGGCCGCGGAGCGTAGTGGTCTCCTGCCGCTCCCAGCGGGCGGCCTCCGGCCCGGCCGCCTCCACCGCATGACCGGACGCCAGCGGACGCGCCGGATCCCGTTTGGCCAGCTCCGAGAGCCGCGCGCTCTCGTTCACCGCGTCGCCGATCACCGTGTACTCGAATCGTTCGATGGCGCCGACGTTTCCGGCGACCACCCGCCCGTAGCTGACACCGATGCCCGCGGCCAGATCGGGCACGTCCCGGGCGAGGCCGCCGGCGATCTGCCGGGCGGCGGACAGCGCGGCGCCTGCCGGGTCGTCGAGGTCGATCGGCGCGCCGAAGATCGCCAGCACCGCATCACCTTCGAATTTGTTCACCAGACCGTGCCGGTCCTCGACCGCCGCGACGATCACCGCGAAGAACGTGTTGAGGATCTCGACCACCTCGGTCGGGGTGTGCCGCGACGCCAGGGTGGTGGACCCGATGACGTCGACGAACACCACCGCGACGATGCGCTCGGAACCGCCGAGCTCCGGATCTCGTTGCAGCGCAGCGGCAGCCACGTCGCGTCCAACGTGCCTGCCGAAGAGGTCACGCATACGTTCACGTTCACGCAGACCACCGACCATGCTGTTGAACCCCACCTGCAGGTCGCCGAGCTCGGTGCCGTCGTACACCACGAGATCGGCGTCGGAGACCTCACCGCGCTGCACCCGGTTCATGCCGGTGCGCACGCTGCGGATGGGTGCGGTGACGCTCACGCTGATCAGCACGGTGAGCAACAGCCCGGTGGAGAGCGCGATCACCGCCAGGACCGTGACCCCGACGAAGAGATCGACCTTCGAGGTGTCGTCGCGGAAGGCACCGAAGAACACCACGAGCAGGATGCCGACGATCGGGATGGCCGAACCGACCATCCAGGACACGATCGACCGTGAACGGACGCCGCTGCGCTTGCGCCGGCCGTATCCGGCCGTGATGACCTCGGCGGCCACCGGCCGGAGCGCGAACTCGATGAGCAGGTACGAGACCGCCACCACGACAAAACCACTGAGTCCGACGACGAAGAAGGTCTTCGGGATCAGATCCGGGTCGAGAACGCCGTACATGATCGTGAACATGACGGTCGCGACGCCCCAGAGCACCCCTTGGATCAGCACCAGTTGCCACGGGGCCCGCTGCGCCCGCCGGGCGTCCTTGGCCGTCGGCTTCTGATCGCGGATCGCCCAGCGCAGATCGCGGACCACCACCACCGTGCCGAGGGCCGTCCCGACCACGAAGGCGACGACGACGTACACCGGGACGGCGATGAAGTTGACCCACCAGAGTTTCGACTGGAACACCGTCGGCTGCGGAATGCCCACCGCCGACAACGCAATCGCGAGCACCGCCCCGATCAGGTTGGCGACCACGATGAAGACGGTCAACAGCGTCTGGATGCGAATCCGCTGTTTGACACCGCCTTCCGACGCCGAGCCGAGCAGGATCGATCCATAGTCCCGGCTGCCCCGCGCCATCGCGCCCCCCTGGTTGTCGGTGTCGCTACACGATGTCGCGACGCACGATCGTCTGCTCGCGGCCGGGCCCCACACCGATGCACGAGATATGCGCTCCGGCAAGCTCTTCCAGGCGCAAGATGTAGTTCTGGGCGTTCTGCGGCAGGTCCTCGAAGCGAGTGCACTCCGAGATGTCCTCCCACCACCCGGGCATCTCCTCGTAGATCGGCTTCGCGTGGTGGAAACCGGTCTGGGTCATCGGCATCTCGTCGATGCGCTCGCCGTCGACCTCGTAGGCCACACAGATCGGCACCGTGTCCAGGCTCGACAGTACGTCCAGCTTGGTGAGGAAGTAGTCGGTGATGCCGTTGACACGCGTGGCATACCGCGCGATGACGGCGTCGAACCAGCCGCAACGACGTGCGCGACCGGTGGTCACGCCGACCTCGCCGCCCGTCTTGGCGAGATAATCGCCCCACTCGTCGAAGAGTTCGGTGGGGAACGGTCCCGATCCCACGCGGGTGGTGTAGGCCTTGAGGATGCCCAGCACGGTGGTGATCTTGTTGGGACCGATCCCGGAGCCGACCGCGGCGCCGCCGGAGGTCGGATTCGACGACGTGACATACGGATACGTGCCGTGGTCGACGTCGAGCAACGTGCCCTGCGACCCTTCCAGCAGCACCGTCTCGCCTTGTTCCAGTGCCTGGTTCAGCAGCAGCCTGGTGTCGGCGATGCGGTGCTTGAAGCCCTCGGCCTGCTCGAGCACTTCCTCGACCACCTGCGCGGGATCGAGGGCACGACGGTTGTAGATCTTCACCAGGATCTGGTTCTTCAGCTCCAGCGCGGCCTCGACCTTCTGCGCCAGGATCTTCTCGTCGAGCACGTCGGCGGCCCGGACACCGACGCGGGCGATCTTGTCCTGATAGCAGGGCCCGATGCCGCGGCCGGTGGTGCCGATCTTCTTGTTCCCCAGGAACCGCTCGGTGACCTTGTCGATCGCCACGTGGTACGGCATCAGCAGGTGCGCGTCGGCCGAGATGAGCAGACCCGAGGTGTCGACGTCGCGGTCCTCGAGGCCACCGAGTTCGGTCAGCAGCACCCCCGGATCCACCACCACGCCGTTGCCGATGACGTTCTTCACCCCGGGCGTGAGGATCCCGGAGGGGATCAGATGGAGTGCGAAGGTCTCCCCGTTCGGGAGGACGACGGTATGTCCGGCGTTGTTGCCGCCCTGATACCGAACCACCCACTGCAGCTTTCCGCCGAGCAGGTCGGTTGCCTTACCTTTGCCCTCGTCCCCCCATTGGGCGCCGATAAGCACGATCGCGGCCATGGTCGGATGCTCCTTTGAGTTGGCGCGCTGAACAACAGGCCAACCTTACTTGGTCGAAGCCGCATCCTGAGCGGTGGATACGCTATCGGTGTGCCGATTGTCCCGATCACCGAAGCGGAGACGACCGCGGAGAAGCGGGCGATCCGCGCCGCCGTCGCCGATGTCCTGATCGATCCCGACGCCTCACGGGTCGTCGTGACCCCGCTCGACGGGGCCGGGGCCGACGCCTACCTCGCCCAGGTGGTGGCCGCCCTGATGATCAGTGAACGCCTCGACGTGGAGGTCGCCTACGCGGCGCCGTCGCCGACCCGTGCCACCGCCGTCTACGGCCTGCCCCACGGCGTCGGCGCGACGGCACTCGCCGAGCGGGGCCGGGCGCAGGCCGTACCGCTGATCCGCGACGACGCGGCCACCGTACTGGTGGGCCGGGCCCGGCACCTCGGCGCCGACGACGCGAAACTGCACGGCGAGACCTACGTGGACAACGAGCGGCTCTTCACCGGCGAGGTCCGCGGGGTGGAGATCGAACCGCTGCGCGGCGCACCCGGGCTCCGGGCGCGCCTGGATCGCCCGCTGATCAACGGCCGATGGCACCTCGGACGGGCCGCGCAGACCGGCGGCACCAACATCGTCGTCGAGCGCGAGGGGACGATCACGCCGCGGGTTCTGAAGCGGTCGACGTTCTACCGGCATCATGTGGACATGAACCTGGTGTTGCTGCCATGACCACGACGACCCGCGAGATCGCCCGCGCCGTCCGCCCCGGCCCGGTCTTCCTCGGACTCGTCGTGGTGGCGGTCATCGGCGGGTGGATCGTGGCCGGTTCCGCGCCCGGACGCAATCTCGGGTCGGTCGGCGGGACACTGCTCGTCGTCCTCGCCGGCTGGGTGATCTCGCTGTGCCTGCACGAGTTCGCCCACGCGGTCACCGCGTTCCGGTTCGGCGACCGCAATGCCGAACTGCGCGGCTACCTCACCCTGAACCCGTTGCGCTACACCCATCCGGCGCTGTCCCTCGGACTGCCGCTGCTGATCATCCTGTTGGGCGGCATCGGCTTTCCCGGCGGCGCGGTCTACGTGAACCAGCACGGGTTCACCCGTGTGCAGCGGACGATCGTGTCGCTGGCCGGCCCGGCGACCAACGCACTGCTCGGCGTCGCGCTCCTGCTGACGGTCCGGTTCGCCACGCCGGACTCCTACGGAGCGCAGGGGTACGGTTCGCCGTCGAACGTCCTCTACATCGTCGACGGGCTGAACCTGTGGGCCGCGTTGTCGATGCTGGCCTTCTTGCAGATCACCGCCGCGGTGCTGAACCTGCTGCCGGTGCCCGGTTTCGACGGCTACGGCGCGATCGACCCGTACCTGTCGGATCAGACCCGCGCGTCGGTCGCCAAGATCGCACCGTACGGATTCCTGATCGTCTTCGCGCTGCTGTTCATCCCGTTCCTCAACCGCGCGTTCTTCGACCTCGTGTATTGGCTCTTCGGCCTGTCCGGGGTGCCGAGCGTACTCGCGTCCTACGGCTGGGATCTGTTCGTCTTCTGGCGGTAGAGGCCAGCAACGGATGCAGGCACTTCGCCGTGGGTCTCGGTGACCGGCTCGTCGTAGACGACTCGCATCGGGATGTGCCCGGTCCAGCCGGCCGCCTCCCCGTCCGAACCCGGCCCACCCGACCGCGCCTTGGCCAACCATTGCCCGTCGACGATGGGCAGAGCCAGGATCACGGTGGCCGACAACTCCTTTCGCGTGTGGTCGCGGACCTCGGCACTGCGACCGGGCAGCACCGTGTCGGAGAAGACGTCGAGGGCGCGCGCGGCATCGGACGGGTCGACGCGCTCGAGCGCGCCGCGCACGACCACCGACCGGTAGTTCATCGAGTGGTCGAACAGGGTGCCGGCGACGACGAGGCCGTCGACGACGAAGGCGGTGAACGTCGCATGCGCACCCGCGGCGACCTGCCGCAGCGCGCCCGCCCCCGAGGAACCGTGGATCAGGAGCCGGTCGCCGTCGCGGGCCACCAGCATCGGCACCGACCACGGGAACCCGTCGTCGGAGACGGTGGACAGCACACCGACGTGGGCTTCGTGGAGAACCTCGTCGAGCAGCGCACGATCACCGGCGCGATCGGGTTTGCGGGTGAGGGATGTCAGGTCGGCGTCGTCGGGCATGGAAGCCAGCATGACCGGACCGCCGCGGATTGTCAGCCGGGTTTCCCGCCGCGGCGCTACCACCGCAGTTCGTCGTGGCACCGCTCCCGCACGTCGTGCGGATCGACCTGGATGGTGGCGTGCTCGAGACCGTGCCGGGTGAGCACGGCCTGGGCCGCGGTCAGCACCGCGCGATTGGATCCGTTGCTGCCCAGGTGGACCGTGGCCACGTCCATGCCGGTGGTGAGCGTCCAGACGTGCAGGTCGTGAACGTCGTCGACGGACGGGATCGCGGCGAGCTCCTGTCGCAGTTCGTCGACGTCGATGTGCGGGGGCGCCTGCTGGTTGAGGATGCGCAGCGCCTCCAGCGCCAACCGCACGGCGCGCGGGACCACCCACAGAGCGATGAGGACGGCCACCACGACGTCGGCGTAACCCCACCCCGTGGTCAGCGCGA contains:
- a CDS encoding DUF456 domain-containing protein, giving the protein MSLGGELLVGAVILVGLLGIVFPVLPGGLLVVGAIGVWAAIVGGWAWAIFGVAAALILLGEVVKYVVAGRSLKSAGIPNVTIAVGGLLGIVGFFVIPVIGLFIGFVLGALLAELFRTRSVGAAWRGTVSASKAALITMGIELFAALLATAVWLVGAGIW
- the purT gene encoding formate-dependent phosphoribosylglycinamide formyltransferase — protein: MTSDSQGASEASVPADGEAAPVQGGPVKQVGHAAVGPPAVLGTPLSPTATRVMVLGAGELGKEVIIAFQRLGVEVIAVDRYADAPGQQVAHRAEVVDMTDADALMAVIERYRPHYVVPEIEAIATPALVEVEKRGLAEVIPTARAVVATMDREGIRRLADEELGLPTSPYLFASSHEELEEAVGEIGFPCVVKPVMSSSGKGQTVVRAPADIGPAWNTATTGARVQGERVIVEGFIEFDYEITLLTVRAIDPATGRLASHFCAPIGHQQVGGDYVESWQPHEMSTDALGAATSIAARIATGLGDGKLAGRGVFGVELFVKGDDVYFSEVSPRPHDTGLVTLATQRLSEFEMHARAILGLPVDVTLASPGASAVIYGQLDEPAIGFENVARALTVPETDIRLFGKPESFHRRRMGVITATADDVAVARQRAVHAASLVTPVSGRPFERLTPAPMAEPVVPPTTSRPAPPPPPPPAPSRPSAPPRGTPGPPQPPGPRQGPVPPRGPMPPRGAPARPAGPPPRPVPPTGGRPAGPPPPRPSGNPNPTRASVD
- a CDS encoding ABC transporter ATP-binding protein produces the protein MTHSDAAITQATTSPSRLRAAGLQVGYDDRTIISDLDIAIPDGEITTIIGPNGCGKSTLLRALSRLLPPRAGTVYLDDADINRMRPKDVARQLGLLPQNPVAPEGLIVEDLVARGRHPHQRWYQQASAADEAAVALAMEQTATTDLADRPIEALSGGQRQRVWIALTLAQETDLLLLDEPTTYLDLAHAVEILDLVHTLRTEHGKTVVMVLHDLNLAARYSDSLFVMRSGEIVAHGRPDEVITTDLLEAAFGLQSHVMTDPVFGAPMIVPLGSRAGARLP
- a CDS encoding FecCD family ABC transporter permease, coding for MRRMTGILLLIAVVVVALFASIAVGTRQLGIGEVIDALQAGGWPSLNVTDFHGIPWIVLEAPPAPPGASDVYGIVWDLRFPRTVLGLVIGLAIGAAGALAQGHTRNPLADPGMLGVNAGAACAVVAGVYLLGIQSPIAFMAFGLIGALVAASAVFGLAALSGASPLTLILAGTGLSALLLAITSGIVLSDSVTLDAWRFWNVGATTGRGLDVFSAALPFVVIGLVLALGSGYFLNVLSLGDDMSKALGSRVVLIRVMGILTITLLVGAATAACGPIVFLGLVVPHIARAFTGSDYRWIVPYSALLGAILVLVCDVIGRVIARPGEVQVGVVLALVGAPFLIALVRKRKLASV
- a CDS encoding FecCD family ABC transporter permease, yielding MTTDVRPGPLSPEPQTPQRTRHRRILRVGSSSWVVRPRMLVAMAVAVAITLLLFLLSVGVSDYPMSPIDVARVLLGGGTRIENVVVFDVSLPRALVSLLVGFGFGMAGALTQLIARNPLATPDILGITAGASAAAVAAIAFSTSWGAWLAGLGVPAAALIGGFATAIVMYVLAWPGRSANIGIDPFRLVIIGVGVTWMLQALTSYMLTRAQIADAARAQTWLVGSVSQATWSDVWPATIAVGVGVVTVIWLSRAIGILGLGSEVARGLGINAGRVTGILLIVAVLVAALCVSAAGPIAFVALLAPQIALRLTGSSLPTPLASGVIGAILVLGGDLLCRTLLPGGLPVGIVTAAIGGPCLIYLMIAMSRKATV
- a CDS encoding UBP-type zinc finger domain-containing protein; amino-acid sequence: MRIFRRGADDRSETTGGGGSSGGGSRCDELATYGVDSNADPAPRAGDYAACEECTALGEHHWAHLRICLTCGHVGCCDSSPRRHATAHFDESGHPVMRSAEPGEVWRWCYVHEVTG